The Proteiniborus ethanoligenes sequence TCACCATCAGCGGTCATAGCAGCGGCAAAGTGCTTTAGTTTGGCAATATCAATGCCAACGTAAATCATAGAACCACGTCCTTTATAATAATTGACAACTGTTTTGATCCACCTAGTCTTATTCTCATAGCCTTGCGGGAGATAAAAGTTTAAAACTTATCCAACTATAAATGATTTAAATAAGACAGTGGCAATACACTCCATCTAATAGTCAAGCTATAGGTAATTATAAAAAGTCCACAGTGTCTAATTTGATTATAGCGGATAATTAAAATAAATAAGGAAGGAGAGTATGATTTTAGTCCTTGACTATATCATACAAGGATAATTATGAGTATAAAGCTTATCAACATTGGTTTTGGCAATATTGTTTCTGCTAACAGGATTATTGCTATAGTCAGCCCTGAATCAGCACCTATAAAAAGAATAATTCAAGAGGCTAGAGACAGGGGAATGCTTATTGATGCAACATATGGCAGAAGAACGAGAGCAGTTGTTGTTACAGATAGTGACCATATAATATTATCTGCTGTCCAGCCTGAGACAGTAGCTCATAGATTAAATAGTAAAGACAGCAATGAAATAGAATAACATTATTTTAATGAAAAGAGGAGAATCATATGGGAAACGGGTTACTTATTGTAATTTCAGGACCATCAGGTGTAGGTAAAGGAACTGTTTGCAGATATTTATTAGATAAAAATAAAGAGATAAGCTTATCTGTATCTTCTACTACAAGAGCACCAAGAATAGGGGAAATAGATAAGGTTAGCTATTTTTTTACAGATAAAGAGCAATTTGAAAAAATGATAAATAATGAGGAGTTTCTAGAATATGCTTATGTTCATGGAAATTATTATGGGACTCCTAAAAAAAATGTTTTAGAAAAAGTTGAAAAGGGGCAAGATGTATTATTAGAGATAGATATACAAGGTGCATTACAGGTAAAAGAATTCTATCCAGATGGTGTGTTTATTTTTATTTTACCCCCAACTATGGAAGAGCTAAAAAAGAGAATTGTAAATAGAGGTACAGAGACAGAAGCGGCGATTGAAGAAAGATTTAAGACTGCTTACAAAGAAATAGAGTATGTATTCAAATATGATTATGCTATTCTAAACGATGAAATAGAATTAGCGGTAAAAAGAATAGAATCTATCATAGAAGCTGAAAAATGTAAAGTTAAAAGGCAGATAGAAATAATAAAAGATATATAGGAGGTTTTTTTTATGCTATATCCTTCAATTAATGACTTACTTAAAGATGTAGATAGTAGATACACTTTGGTACTATTAGTTTCTAAGAGAGCAAGACAAATAGTAGATGGTGCAGAGCCTTTAGTTAATCCAATGTCTAGCAAACCAGTATCTATTGCCTTACAAGAAGTGGCAGAAGGTAAATTTACATATACAAGATCAAATACTAACAAATAAGCTATATAAAGAGGTGTGTAAATTGCTTAGTGGAAAAAACATTGTAATGGGGGTATCCGGTGGAATAGCGGTGTATAAGGCTGTGGATGTAGTTAGTAGACTAAGAAAGCTTTGTGCCAACGTTGATGTGATAATGACTAGATCAGCAACCGAATTTGTGACACCATTAACTTTCCAATCCATATCGCAAAACCCTGTTACTGTAGATATTTTTAAAGAGCCAACACAATGGGAAATTGAACATATTTCTTTAGCAAAGAAAGCCCATGTTTTTTTAGTAGCGCCTGCAACTGCTAATATTATAGGAAAAGTAGCCAATGGCATTGCAGATGATATGTTGTCTACTACAATAATGGCTACAAAAGCAAAGGTTGTATTTGCACCAGCTATGAATACAAATATGTATAATAATATTATATTCAAAGAAAATATGGATAAGTTAAAAAAATATGGTTATGAATTTATTAAGCCTGGGACAGGCAGATTAGCATGTGGTGATTTTGGAGAAGGAAAAATGGCAGAACCAGCAGATATAGTTGATTATATTGTTCAGACACTGACTAATGATGAGCTTAAAGGAAGGAAGATTATTGTTACTGCAGGACCTACTATTGAACCACTTGATCCAGTAAGATATATGACTAATCATTCTAGTGGAAAGATGGGATATGCTATAGCAAAAGAAGCTAAACAAAGAGGAGCAGAAGTAATCTTAATTTCTGGACCAGTTAACCTGGAACCACCTTCAGGTGTGGAGCTAATAAAAGTAAACACTACAGAGGAAATGCATAATGCAGTTGAAAAGCATTTTGAAAGCTGTGATGTGCTTGTAAAGGCCGCAGCACCTTTGGATTATAGACCAGTTACTGTAAGCAAAAATAAAATTAAAAAAGATAAAGCTGAAATTGAGATAAAATTTACTAGAAATCCAGATATTGTTGCTTGCTTTGGTAAAATGAAGAAAAATCAGCTGTTAGTAGGATTTGCTGCAGAAACAGAGAACCTAATAGAAAATGCAAAGAAAAAAATAGTTAATAAGAATCTTGATTTTATTGTTGCAAATAACATACTAGCAGAAAATGCAGGATTCAAATACGATACTAATATTATAACAATTATAGATAGGGATGGAACCACAACAGATTATCCATTAATGAAAAAAGAAGATGCTGCAAGGGTTATAATAGATAAAATATCTGTAATGCTTAATTGTTGAGTGAAACAGAGCTAGATATTAGACATAGTAAATGTGATTTTTTATTATGTAAATATCTAGCTTTTAAATTATATTCTATGCTTAATTGAAAGGTTGATTTTAATGACATGTAAGATATTTGCTGAGGTAGTAGTAGACAACACAAGTTCTAGCACTGATAAGCTATTTACTTATTCTATTCCTTCAAAATATGAAAAAGACGCTAAGATAGGTAGAAAAGTACTAGTTCCATTTGGAAGGGGAAACAAACTGGTTGAAGGTATGATTATCAATTTGATTAATCATACTGATGTAGACTTTGACAGACTTAAACCGATAAAAACCGTATTGCACGATTCAATTTTTCTTTCAGAAAATTTAATAAAATTAAGCTTATGGATAAAAGATATGTATATGGCCCAATATAGTGAGGTTATTAAGACTATGATGCCTTCGGGAACAACAAATAAAGTAATTGAGCTTATAAGCCTTACATGCAAAGAAGAAGATATATACCACAAAGTAAAATCTAAGAATGGAATAAAGATATTAGAATATTTATTTAAATATGGAGAATCAGATTTACAAAAAATCAAGGAAGCAACTGGAATAACTAATATAAATCCAAGCATTAATCTGCTTTTAAAAAATAGTCTAATACAGATAGATAAAAGAATAAGCGCTGAAGTAAATAAAAAATATGAAAAATTTATTTATAAAAAATTTAGTGGCAAGGATAGAGATAATATTCTTGGTAATATTGCCCCAAATGCGACAAAGCAAAAAGAAATTATTAAATACATTCAAGACAAGGAAGTTGTCAGCTTGAAGGAGTTGATGATAGACACTAACTGTAGCCTTAGCTCAGTAAAGTCATTAGAAGAAAAGGGATATTTAAAAATAGAAGAGATTGAGGTCAGGAGAGAAGCCATAACAAAGGAAATTCATCTATACAAAAAACTCGATCTTACAAAGGATCAACAAAAATGTGTTGATGCCATTTATAATGACTATGTTGAAAATGGATTTAATAAGTTTTTGATTCATGGGGTAACAGGTAGTGGTAAGACTGAAATATATCTTCAGTTAATTGAGAAAATACTTGATATGGGTAAGGAAGCCATTGTATTGGTTCCAGAAATATCTTTAACACCTCAGACTGTTGAAAGATTTGCAGGAAGGTTTAAAAATAAAGTTGCCGTATTACACAGCGGGCTATCCTATGGTGAAAGATATGATGAGTGGAGAAAAATAAAAGCTGGAGAGGTACAGATTGCAGTAGGGGCTAGGTCAGCAATTTTTGCTCCTTTTGATAATCTAGGATTAATTATTATAGATGAAGAGCACGAGACAAGTTATAAATCTAGTATTAATCCTAAATATAATGCAATTGAAGTTGGTGAAAAAAGATGTGAAATAGAAAATGCAACTTTAATACTAGGCTCTGCTACTCCATCCATAGAATCCTATTATAAAGCTAAAGAAGGAGAATATAAGCTACTTGAATTACCTAATAGAGTGAATAACAAAAGCTTACCTAAAATTGAAGTT is a genomic window containing:
- the coaBC gene encoding bifunctional phosphopantothenoylcysteine decarboxylase/phosphopantothenate--cysteine ligase CoaBC, producing the protein MLSGKNIVMGVSGGIAVYKAVDVVSRLRKLCANVDVIMTRSATEFVTPLTFQSISQNPVTVDIFKEPTQWEIEHISLAKKAHVFLVAPATANIIGKVANGIADDMLSTTIMATKAKVVFAPAMNTNMYNNIIFKENMDKLKKYGYEFIKPGTGRLACGDFGEGKMAEPADIVDYIVQTLTNDELKGRKIIVTAGPTIEPLDPVRYMTNHSSGKMGYAIAKEAKQRGAEVILISGPVNLEPPSGVELIKVNTTEEMHNAVEKHFESCDVLVKAAAPLDYRPVTVSKNKIKKDKAEIEIKFTRNPDIVACFGKMKKNQLLVGFAAETENLIENAKKKIVNKNLDFIVANNILAENAGFKYDTNIITIIDRDGTTTDYPLMKKEDAARVIIDKISVMLNC
- the gmk gene encoding guanylate kinase produces the protein MGNGLLIVISGPSGVGKGTVCRYLLDKNKEISLSVSSTTRAPRIGEIDKVSYFFTDKEQFEKMINNEEFLEYAYVHGNYYGTPKKNVLEKVEKGQDVLLEIDIQGALQVKEFYPDGVFIFILPPTMEELKKRIVNRGTETEAAIEERFKTAYKEIEYVFKYDYAILNDEIELAVKRIESIIEAEKCKVKRQIEIIKDI
- the remA gene encoding extracellular matrix/biofilm regulator RemA, which produces MSIKLINIGFGNIVSANRIIAIVSPESAPIKRIIQEARDRGMLIDATYGRRTRAVVVTDSDHIILSAVQPETVAHRLNSKDSNEIE
- the rpoZ gene encoding DNA-directed RNA polymerase subunit omega; the protein is MLYPSINDLLKDVDSRYTLVLLVSKRARQIVDGAEPLVNPMSSKPVSIALQEVAEGKFTYTRSNTNK
- the priA gene encoding primosomal protein N', which produces MTCKIFAEVVVDNTSSSTDKLFTYSIPSKYEKDAKIGRKVLVPFGRGNKLVEGMIINLINHTDVDFDRLKPIKTVLHDSIFLSENLIKLSLWIKDMYMAQYSEVIKTMMPSGTTNKVIELISLTCKEEDIYHKVKSKNGIKILEYLFKYGESDLQKIKEATGITNINPSINLLLKNSLIQIDKRISAEVNKKYEKFIYKKFSGKDRDNILGNIAPNATKQKEIIKYIQDKEVVSLKELMIDTNCSLSSVKSLEEKGYLKIEEIEVRREAITKEIHLYKKLDLTKDQQKCVDAIYNDYVENGFNKFLIHGVTGSGKTEIYLQLIEKILDMGKEAIVLVPEISLTPQTVERFAGRFKNKVAVLHSGLSYGERYDEWRKIKAGEVQIAVGARSAIFAPFDNLGLIIIDEEHETSYKSSINPKYNAIEVGEKRCEIENATLILGSATPSIESYYKAKEGEYKLLELPNRVNNKSLPKIEVIDMKTELDNGNKSMFSNELYNAIRDNLNNKKQTILFLNRRGFSTFVSCRKCGFVVKCKECDIALTYHGAQNILKCHYCGYTFKPPTVCPSCQSKYIKYFGIGTQKVEDEVKKLFPQGRIVRMDMDTTSTKGSHERIFEKMKKGSIDILIGTQMISKGLDFPNVTLVGIIAADTTLNIPDFKASERTFQLLTQVGGRAGRGEYEGRVILQTYEPDHYSILTAQYHDYISFYEKEISIRKAFDYPPFTNIVSIIVSGENEKDVFESSKQIANKIKEDIIKETNDLDLVNKIIGPMEAPIYRIKGRFRRQIIIKIKESRLSLIIKVLDRVNKESRTKNYFENIRISTDINPVSII